Within Bacillota bacterium, the genomic segment AAGTTGCGGCATGAACGAGATAACATTGATTTCTTAGAATGACTTGATGTCTTTCGACATCGAAAGCCAAAGACCTGCCTTGATGACGGTAATGGCTTGCTGCCCATAATACATGAGGAATGACTTCATTGCACAATGGGTTAAAAAAGGGGGCGATTCTAGCTCACAAAGAAAACTCCCTCCTTAGTTTTTCACAAGGGAGAGAGTAGAGTGTTTGACTAGGTACCTATGGCGAAGTCTACCTTCTTAATATGTCTCAAGACCTGACAACAAGATACTCCTTGCTTCTATCTTCTTGCCTCTTGCTTCTTGAACTTCGGTGCAGCATGTATGGCTCTGTCGTCTAAGCCTAAGACGGCCTCAAGGAATGCTTCGGAGATGGTGGGGTGCGCATGGATGGTGCGCGCGATGTCGTTGACGGTGAGCTTATGCTCTACGGCTAACGCGGCCTCGTGGATGAGGGTGCTTGCATGAGAGCCGAGCATATGCACCCCAAGTACTTCTTTGGTTTGGCTATGGGCAATGACCTTGACGAGGCCCATTTCTTCGCCCATAGCTACTGCCTTGGAATTCGCCCCGAGCATAAACTTGCTGACTGAGACAGGGATGCCCCTCGCTTGTGTTTCCGCTTCGGTGAGACCTACAGTGGCGATCTCGGGCGAGGTAAATACTACAGCGGGCACGCAGTCGTAGTTGACGTGTCCACCTAGGCCTAAGATACCCTCAACACAGGCTTTGCCTTCCTCTGACGCAACATGAGCCAACATATGGCCGCCAATGACATCGCCGATGGCATACACACCGTTGACATTGGTCGCAAAATGCTTATCGACCTTAATGCCGTGTTTATCGTGTTCGACGCCGATAGCGGCGAGGTTAAGCCCCTCTACATTTATACTGCGACCTGTGGCGAGAAGGACCATTGCCGCGGTAAAGGACTCTGTGTGGTCCTTGCCCTCGGCCACAACTTCAAGCATCCCCTGGTCTAGCTGATTTATGGCTTGCACGCGCATGTCTGCTGACAACTTGACGCCTGCCTTGCGCAAGGCCATGTTGAGGCGCCCGACGATGTCTTTGTCGACTTGGTGGAGAATACGCGGCATGAACTCTACCACTGTGACGGCACTGCCAAAGGAACTAAAGATGCCGGCGAACTCCATGCCTATGACTCCGCCCCCAATGACAACTAGGCTTTTCGGTATTTCGCGAACGCCGAGCAGTTCGTTGCTGTTTACGACACCTGGGAGATCTCGCCCTAGGATG encodes:
- the lpdA gene encoding dihydrolipoyl dehydrogenase, with product MQQKIVIIGAGPGGYVAAIRAAQLGAQVTIIEKERVGGTCLNWGCIPTKALYQNAQVIHALTRSAEFGVIHNGFTIDMAKVQERKDRVVRELGDGIAKLLHSHQVEYIAGQATFAAPHELIIRPHGGAEYKLQAEHIIIATGSVPIKPPILGRDLPGVVNSNELLGVREIPKSLVVIGGGVIGMEFAGIFSSFGSAVTVVEFMPRILHQVDKDIVGRLNMALRKAGVKLSADMRVQAINQLDQGMLEVVAEGKDHTESFTAAMVLLATGRSINVEGLNLAAIGVEHDKHGIKVDKHFATNVNGVYAIGDVIGGHMLAHVASEEGKACVEGILGLGGHVNYDCVPAVVFTSPEIATVGLTEAETQARGIPVSVSKFMLGANSKAVAMGEEMGLVKVIAHSQTKEVLGVHMLGSHASTLIHEAALAVEHKLTVNDIARTIHAHPTISEAFLEAVLGLDDRAIHAAPKFKKQEARR